The Nocardia arthritidis genome has a window encoding:
- a CDS encoding ABC transporter substrate-binding protein, translating to MTTGMVVVALAACAPVQHPTGSATHTDDFGTPVGSQSVREGGELVMGLSSEPDRLDPTTSSSLYTRYVMNSICEKLYDNNAAGQLVPQLATALPDVSPDGLTVTIPVRTGIKFADGAEFDAAAVQTSLQRHLSMKGSQRTSEMGPIASIETADPAHVVLKFKKPFSPITAALADRAGMIMSPAAIKERGDNFGDHPVCVGAFKFVERVPQTSIVVERDPNYYDAKNVHLDKITYRIMSDANIRAANLRSGDIQVADTISPQDVGALVKNKGLHLLQSSSLGYQGITLNIGNVDGVGKPSKQIDTPLAKDPRVRMAFSLAIDRRQLVDVVFNNWFELACTPISPQSPFATPDGTACPAYDPQKSRQLLAEAGVPIPYPVKLQVTNQQDQLRYAQALQASAAEGGFDIKVVPTEYSTLLDVQKRGTFEALYLGWSGRLDPDGNITRFLQTGSGGNYGGYSSPKLDDLLGQASRTTDVAKRAELYGQAVQIIQQDNPYLYTYRIRVLTVHSTRVTGIEAYPDGVIRLGKAAFTADQKG from the coding sequence TTGACGACCGGAATGGTCGTCGTCGCGCTCGCGGCCTGTGCTCCGGTGCAGCATCCGACCGGAAGCGCAACGCACACCGATGATTTCGGCACCCCGGTGGGGAGCCAGTCGGTGCGCGAGGGTGGCGAGTTGGTGATGGGCCTATCCTCGGAGCCCGACCGGCTGGATCCGACCACGTCGAGTTCTCTTTACACGCGCTACGTGATGAACTCGATTTGCGAAAAGCTTTACGACAACAACGCTGCGGGCCAATTGGTTCCGCAGTTGGCCACCGCGCTGCCGGATGTTTCGCCGGACGGGCTCACGGTCACCATCCCGGTGCGCACCGGCATCAAATTCGCCGACGGCGCCGAGTTCGACGCCGCGGCCGTCCAGACCAGCCTGCAGCGGCATCTGTCGATGAAGGGCTCGCAGCGCACCAGCGAGATGGGTCCGATCGCGAGCATCGAGACCGCCGATCCCGCGCATGTGGTGCTGAAGTTCAAGAAGCCGTTCTCGCCCATCACGGCCGCGCTGGCCGACCGCGCGGGCATGATCATGTCGCCCGCCGCGATCAAGGAGCGCGGCGACAACTTCGGCGATCACCCGGTGTGCGTCGGGGCGTTCAAATTCGTCGAGCGGGTGCCGCAGACCTCGATCGTGGTCGAGCGCGATCCGAACTATTACGACGCGAAGAACGTGCACCTGGACAAGATCACTTATCGGATCATGTCGGATGCGAATATCCGTGCGGCGAACCTGCGTTCGGGTGATATCCAGGTGGCCGACACCATCTCCCCGCAGGATGTCGGCGCGCTGGTGAAGAACAAGGGGCTGCACCTGCTGCAGTCGAGTTCGCTGGGCTACCAGGGCATTACGCTCAATATCGGCAATGTCGACGGCGTCGGCAAGCCGTCCAAGCAGATCGACACCCCGCTGGCCAAGGATCCTCGGGTCCGCATGGCGTTCTCGCTGGCCATCGACCGGCGCCAACTGGTGGACGTGGTATTCAACAACTGGTTCGAGCTGGCCTGCACGCCGATCTCGCCGCAGAGCCCGTTCGCCACACCGGACGGAACCGCCTGCCCCGCATACGATCCGCAGAAATCGCGGCAACTGCTCGCCGAGGCGGGCGTGCCGATTCCCTACCCGGTCAAACTGCAGGTGACCAACCAGCAGGACCAGCTCCGCTACGCGCAGGCGCTGCAGGCCAGCGCCGCCGAGGGCGGATTCGATATCAAGGTCGTGCCAACCGAGTACTCAACGCTGTTGGACGTGCAGAAGAGGGGCACGTTCGAGGCGCTGTACCTGGGTTGGTCGGGCCGCCTCGATCCGGACGGCAACATCACCAGATTCCTGCAGACCGGATCGGGCGGCAACTACGGCGGGTACAGCTCGCCGAAACTGGATGATCTGCTCGGGCAGGCTTCGCGCACAACGGATGTCGCCAAGCGCGCCGAACTGTACGGGCAGGCCGTGCAGATCATCCAGCAGGACAACCCGTACCTGTACACCTATCGCATTCGGGTCCTCACCGTGCATTCCACGCGGGTGACCGGCATCGAGGCGTATCCCGATGGCGTCATCAGGCTCGGCAAGGCCGCGTTCACAGCGGATCAGAAGGGCTGA
- a CDS encoding ABC transporter substrate-binding protein codes for MLIRFTRMAALVVAAAMFAACAPAHQAPEVATAHTDDFGTPVGTRPVRQGGDLVMGLSNDPDRLDPSTSSSLYMRYVMTAVCEKLYDVDLAGRIVPQLATALPDISSDGLTVTIPVRTGIKFADGTAFDAQAVQTSLERHLTMKGSQRTGEMGPVDGVELVDATHVAIKYRQPFAPITAALADRAGMIMSPAALKEKGDNFGDRPVCVGPFKFVDRVPGVSITVARDPLYYNAQNVHLDTITYKIMTDASARAASLRSGEIQVADTMSPQDIDALAKDPQLHVLQTGSLGYQGLTINIGNVDGVGKPTKQIETPLAKDPRVRMALSLSIDRNKLVHTAWKDWYESACSPISPSSPFATRTSTACPVFDPEAAKKLLTEAGVQMPYPIAMHVMNIPDQLNYARALQASAAQGGFDIRLIPTDYPTLLDMQKRGNYETLFLGWSGRIDPDANTSRMLTTGSTGNYGGFSNATLDELLSAAASSTNTAQRAALYEQAMQVIHRENPYLYTYRIRSLTVHSTKVTGIEVYADGAVRLGNAAYVTDWKG; via the coding sequence ATGCTGATCCGCTTCACCCGGATGGCGGCGCTCGTTGTGGCCGCCGCCATGTTCGCCGCATGTGCGCCGGCGCATCAAGCTCCTGAGGTCGCGACCGCGCACACCGACGATTTCGGCACACCGGTGGGTACGCGGCCGGTTCGCCAGGGCGGCGATCTGGTAATGGGGCTGTCCAACGATCCCGACCGCCTCGACCCGTCCACCTCCAGCTCGCTCTACATGCGTTACGTCATGACCGCGGTCTGCGAGAAGCTCTACGACGTGGACCTGGCGGGCCGGATCGTGCCGCAGCTGGCCACCGCGCTGCCCGATATCTCCTCCGACGGGCTGACGGTCACCATTCCGGTGCGCACCGGTATCAAGTTCGCCGACGGCACCGCGTTCGACGCGCAGGCCGTGCAGACCAGCCTGGAACGTCACTTGACGATGAAGGGTTCGCAGCGCACCGGCGAGATGGGGCCGGTCGACGGCGTAGAGCTCGTCGACGCCACCCATGTAGCGATCAAGTACCGGCAGCCGTTCGCGCCCATCACCGCCGCGCTGGCCGACCGCGCGGGCATGATCATGTCGCCCGCCGCGCTCAAGGAGAAGGGCGACAACTTCGGCGATCGCCCGGTCTGCGTCGGCCCGTTCAAATTCGTCGACCGCGTGCCCGGTGTCTCGATCACGGTGGCCCGCGATCCGCTGTATTACAACGCGCAGAACGTGCACCTGGACACGATCACCTACAAGATCATGACCGATGCGTCGGCCCGCGCCGCGAGCCTGCGCTCCGGTGAGATCCAGGTGGCCGACACCATGTCCCCGCAGGACATCGACGCACTCGCCAAGGATCCGCAACTGCATGTGTTGCAGACCGGTTCGCTCGGCTACCAAGGATTGACCATCAACATCGGCAATGTCGACGGCGTCGGCAAGCCGACCAAACAGATCGAAACGCCGCTCGCCAAGGATCCCCGTGTGCGGATGGCGCTTTCGCTCAGCATCGACCGGAACAAGTTGGTGCACACCGCATGGAAGGACTGGTACGAGTCGGCCTGCTCGCCGATCTCGCCGTCCAGTCCGTTCGCGACCAGAACCAGCACCGCATGCCCGGTCTTCGATCCGGAGGCCGCGAAGAAGCTGCTCACCGAGGCCGGCGTGCAGATGCCGTACCCGATCGCGATGCACGTGATGAACATTCCGGACCAGCTCAACTACGCGCGGGCGCTACAGGCCAGCGCGGCACAGGGCGGTTTCGACATCCGGCTCATCCCAACCGATTACCCGACGCTGCTCGACATGCAGAAGCGCGGAAACTACGAGACACTGTTCCTTGGCTGGTCCGGCCGAATCGACCCGGACGCCAACACCTCCCGAATGTTGACCACCGGATCCACCGGTAACTACGGCGGTTTCAGCAACGCCACCCTCGACGAACTGTTGAGCGCTGCCGCGAGCAGCACCAACACGGCCCAGCGGGCCGCCTTGTACGAGCAGGCGATGCAGGTCATCCATCGGGAGAACCCCTACCTCTACACCTACCGTATTCGCAGCCTGACGGTGCATTCGACCAAGGTCACCGGCATCGAGGTGTACGCCGACGGCGCGGTACGGCTGGGCAACGCGGCCTATGTGACGGATTGGAAGGGCTGA
- a CDS encoding gamma-glutamyltransferase family protein — protein sequence MFTTRPTLQGTFGMVSSTHWLASATALAVLENDGNAFDAAVAAGFVLHVVEPHLNGPGGEVPVILAPAGQAPRVLCGQGPAPAGATIEHYTGLGLDLVPGTGPLATAVPGAFDAWMVLLRDYGTKRLSEILSYAIGYAENGHPAVERIGETVGTVRELFETEWTTSAELYLRDGRAPAPGALLKNPALAATWRRVIAEAEAAGSDRETQIEAARKVWREGFIAEAIAEFAAKPTMDTSGERHAGTLTGDDLANFAASYEDPVTYDWNGWTVAKPGLWSQGPVFLQQLALLPDQLEYGTPEYYHTLIEGSKLAMADREAWYGDGTDVSLETLLSPYYNVCRRSKIAPRASYELRPGSPDGQRPRLGQYAKTNSVAPAELSLGVGEPTVAATGATRGDTCHVDVVDRWGNMLAATPSGGWLQSNPVVPQLGFPLGTRLQMTTLEPGLPNSLRPGRRPRTTLSPTLALRDGVPIMAFGTPGGDQQDQWSLHFFLAVALREKVRGGLDLQGAIDAPNWHQESFPGSFYPRMMNPGAVVVESRIGDEVIADLRRRGHRVTVGDAWSEGRMCAVARDPETGVLSAAANPRGMQGYAVGR from the coding sequence GTGTTCACCACGCGTCCCACATTGCAGGGAACCTTCGGGATGGTGTCGTCCACGCACTGGCTCGCCTCGGCCACCGCGCTCGCGGTACTCGAGAACGACGGCAATGCGTTCGACGCGGCGGTCGCCGCCGGATTCGTGCTCCACGTTGTCGAGCCGCATCTGAACGGACCCGGCGGTGAGGTTCCGGTAATTCTCGCACCCGCGGGCCAGGCGCCCAGGGTGCTGTGCGGCCAGGGCCCCGCCCCGGCGGGCGCGACGATCGAGCACTACACCGGGCTCGGCCTGGACCTGGTGCCCGGCACCGGCCCGCTGGCCACCGCGGTACCCGGTGCGTTCGACGCCTGGATGGTGCTGCTGCGTGATTACGGCACCAAGCGGCTGTCCGAAATCCTTTCCTACGCCATCGGTTACGCCGAGAACGGACATCCGGCGGTGGAGCGGATCGGCGAAACCGTCGGCACCGTGCGGGAATTGTTCGAGACGGAGTGGACCACCTCGGCCGAGCTCTACCTGCGCGACGGACGCGCGCCCGCACCCGGTGCGCTGCTGAAGAATCCGGCGCTGGCCGCCACCTGGCGCCGGGTGATCGCCGAGGCCGAGGCCGCGGGCTCCGATCGGGAGACGCAGATCGAGGCGGCGCGCAAGGTGTGGCGTGAGGGCTTCATCGCCGAGGCGATCGCCGAATTCGCGGCGAAGCCGACCATGGACACCTCCGGTGAACGGCACGCCGGCACGCTCACCGGTGACGATCTCGCGAATTTCGCTGCCTCCTACGAAGATCCGGTCACCTACGACTGGAACGGCTGGACCGTGGCCAAGCCGGGACTGTGGAGCCAGGGACCGGTGTTCCTGCAACAACTCGCGCTCCTGCCAGACCAACTCGAATACGGCACGCCGGAGTACTATCACACCCTCATCGAGGGCTCGAAGTTGGCCATGGCCGACCGGGAGGCGTGGTACGGCGACGGCACCGATGTCTCGCTCGAAACGCTGCTGTCCCCGTACTACAACGTATGCCGCCGTTCCAAGATCGCACCGCGCGCCTCCTATGAGTTGCGCCCGGGTAGCCCGGATGGTCAGCGGCCCCGGCTCGGCCAGTACGCCAAGACGAATTCCGTTGCGCCCGCTGAACTTTCGCTCGGCGTCGGGGAGCCGACGGTGGCCGCGACCGGCGCGACCCGCGGCGACACCTGTCACGTCGACGTGGTCGACCGCTGGGGCAATATGCTCGCGGCCACCCCGAGCGGCGGCTGGCTGCAATCGAATCCGGTTGTGCCGCAGCTCGGTTTCCCGCTCGGCACCCGTCTGCAGATGACCACCCTGGAACCGGGCCTGCCGAATTCGCTGCGGCCGGGCCGCCGTCCGCGCACCACGCTGAGCCCGACGCTCGCGCTGCGTGACGGGGTGCCGATCATGGCGTTCGGCACGCCGGGCGGCGATCAGCAGGATCAGTGGAGCCTGCACTTCTTCCTCGCCGTCGCGCTGCGCGAAAAGGTGCGTGGCGGCCTGGATCTGCAGGGCGCCATCGACGCGCCCAACTGGCATCAGGAGAGTTTCCCCGGCTCGTTCTACCCGCGCATGATGAATCCCGGTGCGGTGGTTGTGGAATCGCGGATCGGGGATGAGGTGATCGCCGATCTGCGCAGGCGTGGCCACCGGGTGACGGTCGGCGACGCCTGGTCGGAGGGGCGGATGTGCGCGGTGGCCCGCGATCCGGAGACCGGTGTATTGTCAGCGGCCGCGAATCCTCGCGGTATGCAGGGCTACGCGGTGGGTCGATAA
- a CDS encoding LysR family transcriptional regulator, with product MERRQLEYFVAIVEHGGFTHAARALRVAQPSLSRAIGKLEKELGVELFHRVGRSAVLSNAGELMADRARQVLRDLDALRAAAQAVGAGVVGRVDVAATSSSALEPVINTIAQLRDDHPGVTVSTWSALSAAEVIATVLRGRCEAGVCGSAERPAGQGLVAHYLRDEDFLLVAPPGTQLGANGTVTRDDLRGMSFVLPQSATAVRARFDRLAAAVGDLHIAAEVGDRSIVLPMVLRGVGCGLMPDGWEYLARRAGAEIYRFDPPERLPQWLVHRSGPLTAAAQAFIDTTLAHAGEVH from the coding sequence ATGGAACGCAGACAGCTCGAATACTTCGTCGCGATCGTCGAACACGGCGGTTTCACCCACGCTGCCCGCGCCCTGCGGGTGGCCCAGCCCTCGCTGTCCCGCGCCATCGGCAAGCTGGAGAAAGAGCTCGGCGTCGAGCTGTTCCACCGGGTCGGCCGCAGCGCGGTGCTGAGCAACGCGGGCGAATTGATGGCCGACCGCGCCCGCCAGGTGCTGCGCGACCTGGACGCGCTGCGGGCCGCCGCGCAGGCCGTCGGCGCTGGCGTCGTCGGCCGGGTCGATGTCGCGGCCACCTCGTCCTCGGCGCTGGAGCCGGTGATCAATACGATTGCCCAACTGCGCGACGATCATCCGGGCGTCACGGTGAGCACCTGGTCCGCGCTATCCGCGGCCGAGGTGATCGCGACCGTGCTGCGCGGCCGCTGCGAGGCCGGGGTGTGCGGCAGCGCCGAACGCCCGGCGGGCCAGGGCCTTGTCGCGCACTATCTGCGCGATGAGGATTTCCTGCTCGTCGCCCCACCCGGCACCCAGCTCGGCGCGAACGGCACGGTGACCCGCGACGATCTGCGCGGTATGAGCTTCGTGCTGCCGCAATCGGCGACAGCCGTTCGGGCCCGGTTCGACCGGCTCGCCGCGGCGGTCGGCGACCTGCATATCGCCGCCGAGGTCGGGGACCGCAGCATCGTGTTGCCGATGGTGTTGCGCGGCGTCGGCTGCGGCCTCATGCCCGACGGATGGGAATACCTGGCCCGCCGCGCCGGGGCGGAGATCTACCGCTTCGACCCGCCCGAACGGCTCCCCCAATGGCTGGTGCACCGCAGCGGACCGCTGACCGCGGCGGCGCAGGCCTTCATCGATACGACCCTGGCCCATGCCGGGGAGGTCCACTGA
- a CDS encoding TetR/AcrR family transcriptional regulator, whose product MHPTETTGRHHGNRHGRSESARKAVLEAADDLLAERGFAGFTIEGLALRAGVSKQTIYRWWKTKTDILVDTYLDDAAEHLVPPDLGALDRDLRAHLRNLVHFLRDSDSGMVLRALIAQTQHDPAIATAFRNRCLRPQRERDRIPLQRAMIRGELAAETDIDAALDRLIGPIYYRVLVSGEDIDDRFIDELIEMLLRTFGNGIN is encoded by the coding sequence ATGCACCCGACCGAGACGACCGGACGTCACCACGGAAACCGGCACGGCCGTAGCGAATCCGCGCGTAAAGCGGTGTTGGAGGCCGCCGACGATCTGCTCGCCGAACGCGGCTTCGCCGGGTTCACCATCGAGGGACTCGCGCTGCGGGCCGGTGTCTCCAAGCAGACGATCTACCGCTGGTGGAAGACGAAGACCGACATCCTCGTCGACACCTACCTCGACGACGCGGCCGAACATCTCGTGCCGCCGGACCTCGGCGCCCTGGATCGGGACCTGCGGGCGCATCTGCGCAACCTCGTCCATTTCCTACGCGACTCGGACTCCGGCATGGTGCTGCGCGCCCTCATCGCCCAGACGCAACACGATCCGGCGATCGCCACCGCATTCCGTAACCGCTGCCTGCGGCCGCAGCGTGAGCGCGACCGAATCCCGTTGCAGCGGGCAATGATCCGGGGCGAGCTGGCCGCCGAGACCGATATCGACGCGGCACTGGACCGGCTCATCGGTCCGATCTACTACCGAGTGCTGGTGAGCGGCGAAGATATCGACGACAGGTTCATCGACGAATTGATCGAGATGTTGCTCCGCACATTCGGAAACGGAATCAACTGA
- a CDS encoding MFS transporter gives MSNEVDASATHRDRVERPSRTAVIGALTVFLVFGVMAGSLGSALPVLRVQYHLGQTDGGAAVGAYNLGALLAIIVSGVVERVVPARKATIALIAIFAIGAISASAAVTFPLFVACTGVAGFGFGGLIVYLNSAFANEFGERSLLMVSVLNAAYSAGAVLGPIAVSATAHTDIRAVMWIIAVSAVLGIPASGCVSAESARATDTEFRPAVRKVLAVVAPFAVLAFLYSGLETATGAWESTQLVWTGMSSAAAAQLTSLFFVGLAVGRAIIPLFARQAAPQRTVQVGFGAGAAALLLSTQPFAQVCGYFLAGLAIAPILPAILTWTSSVVPASRLATACVLTGSLGGATILPTTMGALVTPGSPWLIAAALGTVAGLGVLAAYVIAVFRSAAKPKSKEQND, from the coding sequence GTGAGCAATGAAGTGGATGCGTCGGCAACGCATCGAGATCGTGTCGAGCGACCGTCCCGTACCGCGGTGATCGGTGCGCTCACGGTGTTCTTGGTGTTCGGCGTGATGGCGGGCTCGCTCGGGTCGGCGCTTCCGGTCCTGCGCGTGCAGTACCACCTGGGGCAGACCGATGGCGGAGCGGCGGTCGGTGCCTACAACCTGGGCGCACTGCTGGCGATCATCGTCAGCGGCGTCGTCGAACGCGTCGTCCCTGCGCGAAAGGCCACGATCGCGCTGATCGCGATATTCGCCATCGGGGCGATCAGCGCGTCGGCGGCGGTTACTTTTCCGCTGTTCGTCGCGTGTACGGGCGTCGCCGGATTCGGTTTCGGTGGCCTCATCGTTTACCTCAACTCGGCATTCGCGAACGAATTCGGCGAGCGCAGCTTATTGATGGTCAGCGTGCTCAATGCGGCCTACAGCGCCGGAGCGGTACTCGGACCGATTGCCGTATCGGCCACCGCGCATACGGATATCCGTGCGGTGATGTGGATAATCGCGGTATCGGCCGTACTCGGCATACCCGCCTCGGGGTGTGTTTCCGCCGAATCCGCACGGGCCACGGACACCGAATTCCGGCCGGCAGTCCGAAAAGTCCTGGCCGTAGTAGCGCCGTTCGCAGTGCTGGCCTTCCTGTACTCCGGACTCGAAACGGCAACCGGGGCCTGGGAATCCACCCAACTCGTGTGGACTGGAATGTCCTCGGCCGCGGCCGCTCAGCTGACCTCTTTGTTCTTCGTCGGGCTCGCCGTGGGCCGGGCGATTATTCCCCTTTTCGCGCGACAGGCGGCGCCGCAGCGAACGGTTCAGGTGGGATTCGGCGCCGGAGCTGCCGCGCTGCTGCTGTCGACACAACCATTCGCACAGGTATGCGGATATTTCTTGGCGGGCCTGGCCATCGCGCCCATATTGCCCGCGATTCTCACGTGGACGAGTTCCGTCGTCCCCGCCAGCCGGTTGGCCACCGCATGCGTACTGACCGGCAGCCTCGGCGGGGCCACGATTCTGCCGACCACGATGGGCGCACTCGTCACGCCGGGCTCGCCGTGGCTGATCGCGGCAGCGCTCGGCACCGTGGCCGGACTGGGAGTGCTGGCCGCATATGTGATCGCCGTGTTCCGCTCGGCTGCGAAACCGAAATCGAAGGAACAAAATGACTAA
- a CDS encoding B12-binding domain-containing radical SAM protein — translation MTKLNIYLAQVNNHFGNMAFVPYSVGILQAFCQEQEEIREAFEFKRFLFLREDVRAVARGLEAPAVVGLSSYIWNWEYNRALARVIRAMYPQCLIVMGGPQIPVDSSEFFRANPMVDLVVHHEGEYAFADILRTRISGRADYTDIPGISIRDEDGMAIKTPDRERIRDLEALPSPYLTGVFDSLMRQPYKWSVSHETNRGCPYSCTFCDWGSATFTKLRQFSTERLADELEWFGRNGVDIIYNCDANHGILARDLELAEKLAEVRGHYGFPAQFRTAYAKKSNDTVFAIAEVLHRTGLERGVTLSMQSMSDDTLSAIKRRNIKQDNLGALLRRYREAHIPTYTELILGLPGESAESFRKGIGRLFELGQHEALLIYLCEVLLNSELGNPDYRRVHGVRTVRMPLLLAYVTPSEDDVTEYFEIVVETATMPHDQWRNSLIFSWFVQCFHCLNLTQGIAVFLYADRGLAYEDFYEELLRFASTPDSRLLHRVRRDAVALVDEGLRGKGMGRVVPDFCDLVWNPEEAFFLNLVRDKDELYAEIDTFLAKLNIERQLGLSDELRTDLVAFQRASLVGPGESADIAISVGHRLPDYLAHAYLREPTTLVQEESTVVLTGNKEYPDPERYAVEALRYGRKNNRLRRTAVTARK, via the coding sequence ATGACTAAACTGAACATTTACCTGGCTCAGGTGAACAACCATTTCGGAAATATGGCCTTCGTGCCCTATTCGGTCGGTATTTTGCAGGCATTTTGTCAGGAGCAGGAAGAGATTCGCGAGGCGTTCGAGTTCAAACGGTTCCTGTTCCTGCGCGAGGATGTGCGCGCTGTGGCGCGGGGGCTGGAGGCGCCCGCGGTGGTCGGCCTGTCCTCGTATATATGGAACTGGGAATACAACCGAGCATTGGCACGGGTGATCCGTGCGATGTATCCGCAATGCCTTATCGTGATGGGAGGTCCGCAGATCCCGGTCGACTCGTCCGAATTCTTCCGGGCCAATCCGATGGTCGACCTCGTCGTACACCACGAAGGGGAATACGCCTTCGCCGATATCCTGCGAACCAGGATCAGCGGCAGAGCGGACTACACCGATATTCCGGGCATCAGCATTCGCGACGAAGACGGTATGGCGATCAAAACCCCGGATCGTGAGCGGATTCGCGACCTCGAGGCATTGCCATCTCCATACCTGACCGGTGTTTTCGACTCACTGATGCGGCAGCCATATAAATGGAGCGTGAGTCACGAGACGAACCGCGGTTGTCCGTACTCATGCACTTTCTGCGATTGGGGTTCCGCGACCTTCACGAAGCTGCGGCAGTTCTCCACCGAACGACTCGCCGACGAGCTGGAATGGTTCGGACGCAATGGTGTGGATATCATCTACAATTGCGATGCCAACCACGGCATTCTGGCCAGGGATCTGGAATTGGCCGAAAAGCTGGCTGAAGTGCGTGGCCACTACGGATTCCCGGCGCAATTCCGCACCGCCTACGCGAAGAAGAGCAACGACACCGTATTCGCGATCGCAGAAGTTCTGCACCGGACCGGTTTGGAGCGCGGTGTGACACTCAGCATGCAGAGCATGAGCGACGATACGCTTTCCGCCATCAAACGACGCAATATCAAACAGGACAATCTCGGTGCACTGTTGCGCCGCTATCGCGAAGCGCATATTCCCACATATACCGAACTTATTCTCGGGCTGCCGGGTGAGAGCGCCGAGAGTTTCCGCAAGGGGATCGGCAGGCTGTTCGAGTTGGGACAGCACGAGGCGCTGCTCATCTACCTGTGCGAGGTGCTGCTCAACTCCGAGCTGGGCAATCCGGACTACCGCCGGGTGCACGGCGTCCGCACCGTGCGGATGCCGTTGCTGCTGGCCTACGTCACGCCGAGCGAGGACGATGTGACGGAATATTTCGAGATCGTCGTCGAAACCGCCACCATGCCACACGACCAGTGGCGTAATTCGTTGATTTTCTCCTGGTTCGTCCAGTGCTTCCACTGCCTGAATCTCACCCAGGGCATCGCCGTATTCCTGTACGCGGATCGTGGACTCGCCTACGAAGATTTCTACGAAGAACTGCTCCGGTTCGCCTCGACACCGGACAGCCGGCTGCTCCATCGTGTCCGGCGGGACGCTGTCGCACTTGTCGACGAAGGTTTGCGGGGGAAGGGGATGGGGCGCGTCGTGCCCGACTTCTGCGATCTCGTCTGGAATCCCGAAGAAGCGTTCTTCCTGAATCTGGTTCGCGACAAGGACGAGTTGTACGCGGAAATCGACACATTTCTGGCGAAGTTGAATATCGAGCGGCAGCTGGGATTGTCGGACGAACTGCGAACGGATCTGGTGGCGTTCCAGCGGGCGAGCCTGGTCGGCCCGGGTGAGTCGGCGGATATCGCGATATCAGTCGGTCACCGGCTGCCGGATTACCTGGCGCACGCGTATCTGCGGGAACCGACGACCCTCGTCCAGGAAGAATCGACGGTCGTGTTGACCGGTAACAAAGAATATCCGGACCCGGAACGATATGCGGTAGAAGCGCTTCGCTACGGGCGGAAGAACAATCGCCTCAGGCGGACCGCGGTCACCGCGAGAAAGTAG
- a CDS encoding HAD family hydrolase, protein MDFHEAEAALFDLDGTLVDTEPRSRWAWSRLFDGYGVPLSEPTLAGFAGRRGYDVLAERLSLFPGRTAEELFAETMAYWWSAAAPGIAAVPGAVELVRQVHRSGTPLAIVSSGRRTDVAAMLGELAVYELFDVIVTAEDVSRGKPDPQGYLIACERLGRHPRRTVIFEDAPAGVTAAKTIGARCVAVTTTSAATELVDADLVVADLSSVSWPLGGGTRRR, encoded by the coding sequence ATGGACTTCCATGAGGCGGAAGCGGCCCTGTTCGACCTGGATGGAACATTGGTCGACACCGAACCGCGCAGTCGGTGGGCGTGGTCCCGGCTGTTCGACGGCTACGGTGTGCCGTTGAGCGAGCCAACGCTGGCCGGTTTCGCTGGCCGACGGGGTTACGACGTTCTGGCCGAACGTCTTTCGCTGTTTCCCGGGCGCACCGCCGAGGAATTGTTCGCCGAGACCATGGCCTACTGGTGGTCCGCCGCGGCACCCGGCATCGCGGCGGTGCCGGGCGCCGTCGAACTCGTGCGGCAGGTCCATCGGTCCGGCACGCCGCTGGCGATCGTCTCCTCCGGCCGGCGCACCGACGTGGCGGCGATGCTCGGGGAGTTGGCGGTGTACGAGCTGTTCGATGTCATCGTTACGGCCGAGGACGTGAGCCGGGGCAAACCCGATCCGCAAGGCTATCTCATCGCGTGTGAGCGGCTCGGCCGCCACCCCCGTAGAACCGTGATCTTCGAAGACGCTCCGGCCGGAGTGACCGCGGCCAAGACGATCGGCGCCCGGTGTGTGGCGGTCACCACCACCTCGGCCGCCACCGAACTGGTCGACGCCGATCTCGTTGTGGCAGATCTGAGTTCGGTGTCCTGGCCGCTCGGCGGCGGTACGCGGCGGCGGTAA